GATGTTCTATTGAACTAGCTAATAAACTGGAACAAGCAATTAAATTAATACCTGATAATACACATCTAATTTTATATAATTCAAATAAACCAGACAAAAGACTTAAGACCACAAAGTTAATAGAAAAAAGTATAAAATCAAATCCCTTTTCACAAGAAAAAAGTTTTATTCTTCCGCTGCCATGGGATATCAATGGACAACGGAATCTAGTCAAAAGTATTTTACATCAATTAAATCTAAAAATGAATTATGAAACAATTGATTTGATAGTAGAAAGTATAGGAAATGATAGCTCTTTAATTAATGCAGAGCTTCAAAAACTCTCATTATTTTCTGAGACAATTGATAAAAAATTGAATACAAATGAACCAAGAGAAATCTCAAAAGAACTAGTCAAAAAACTAATTCAAAATAATTCCACTAATGCACTCGAAATTGCCAATTTCCTACTGAAAGAAGAGAGAATTATAGCTCTAAATAAAATTCAATCCTTACTTCAAAATGGAGAACCAGCTTTAAGATTAATTACAACGCTAACTGGTCAATCAAGAGGATGGCTTTGGGTACATCTATTAGATTCGCAGGGAAATCAGGACGTCAAAGAAATAGCCAAATTTGCTGGAATCGCTAATCCAAAACGTATTTATGTAATTCGCAAACAAATTCAAGGCAAATCGTTGGAGTCATTGCTGACATTAATGAAAAAACTTTTAAAAATCGAAGCGGCAATAAAATCAGGAATCAATCCAATCGATTCTTTTAAAGATAATCTGCTAACAGAAAGTAAAATTTTGACTAATAACTGAAATAATCAACAAGTTATCGAGAGTTCAATGACATTGCTGGTTCAAAAATATGGCGGCACCTCTCTCGGAAGCGTTGAGCGAATAAAAGCTGTCGCGCAAAGAATCAAATTAAATAAAGAGAAAGGCAATGATCTGGTAGTTGTTGTTTCGGCGATGGGACATCAAACTGATGAGTTGACAAAACTAGCTTCAGAAATAACTCTTGACCCTCCTCATCGAGAAATGGATATGCTCCTATCAACTGGGGAACAAGTTTCAATATCATTATTGACAATGGCCCTGAATGAATTGGGCACTCCAGCAATCTCGTTAACTGGAACTCAGGCTGGAATTATCACAGAATCAGCTCATGGAAGAGCAAGAATACTCGATATAAAAACAGAACGAATAAAAAATCTCTTAGATCAAGGAAAAATCATAGTCATTGCTGGATTCCAAGGTACCAGTCTTGGCATAGGAGGAATTGCTGAAATCACAACTTTAGGAAGAGGAGGATCAGATACTTCTGCAGTCGCTTTAGCAGCATCTCTGGGGGCGGCAAAATGTGAAATTTATACCGATGTTCCAGGCGTTTTAACAACTGATCCAAGAATTGTTAAAAATGCAAAATTAATGAAAAATATTAGTTGTGATGAAATGTTAGAGCTGGCTAGCCTTGGAGCAGCTGTTTTGCATCCTCGAGCAGTTGAAATAGCCAGAAATTTCGGGGTAACTCTTGTTGTGAAGTCAAGTTGGGACAACCTTGATGGAACGACTCTAACAAGTAAAAAGAATCATGTTTTTTCTAAAGGTGGGATAGAACATCGTAGTCCTGTCGATGGGTTAGAACTTGTTGAAAATCAAGCAGTAGTAGCTTTATCAAATATTCCAGATCGTCCAGGAATTGCTGCTGAGCTTTTTGAATCTTTATCAGGAGGTGGAGTAAATGTCGATCTCATTATTCAAGCAACACACCAGATCAATTCTAACGATATTACTTTTACTGTTAGAGAAACTGAATTAAATAATGCACTAACTCAATGTAAAAAACTCATTAATATTATTGGAGGTGAAATATCGTCTCAACAGGGTCTAACAAAACTAAGCATTTATGGAGCTGGAATAATGGGGAGGCCTGGAATAGCATCATCTCTATTCCAAACTCTATCTGATTCTGCTATTAATATAAGACTGATAGCAACTAGTGAAGTCAAAGTAAGTTGTGTTATTGATGCAGATTTAGGAAAAAAAGCATTACGTAATGTAGGAGAAGTTTTCAAGCTAACTGATAAACAAATCACTCTGAATCCTTCGGTTGAAAATAACAATGAGCCCGAAGTAAGGGGTGTGGCTTTAGACAAAGATCAAATACAAATTTGCGTGAAGAATGTTCCAGATAAGCCAGGGACTGCTTCCACTATTTGTTCCACATTAGCTGAGAAAAACATCAGTTTAGATACAATAGTTCAATCAGAAAGAAAGCATAAAGATAAAACAAAAGATATTAGTTTCACATTAAAGAAAAATGATAGAAGCCAGGCTAAATATGCCTTGGAAGAATTGATTTCAAATTGGCAGGGTTCAAAACTCGAAGAAGGGGAAGCCATAGTTCGAATTAGCGCAGTAGGATCTGGTATGCCTTTTACAAAAGGAACAGCCGGTAAAATATTTAGAGCACTAGCAAATCAAAAAATCAATATCGAAATGATAGCAACGAGCGAAATAAGAACAACTTGTATTATCTCAGAAAAATATGGTGAAAAAGCATTAAATGAAATTCATTCTTATTTTAAATTAGGAAAGAATGAAAGCTAAAAAATATGTCATTTACCCACTAACCGATGCCTTAATTTTTTTATACGATCTCTTAGAATTGCAGCTTTTTCAAAATCTAGATCCTTAGCTGTTATTTTCATTTTAGATTCCAATTTTTCAATTAATTCAGGCAGAGATTCTAAAGATACTCCGCTATCAGAATCTTTAGAACTATGATCTATCAACTTATCAGCAATATCAACAAAATCATCCGTGCTTCCATCTTGATTTAATCTTCTTGAAAGCTCTAAAAAAGAAAGAATTGAATTATTTGCTTTCTTACCTGCTGGCTTAGGAGTTATTCCATTCTCTAAATTATAAGTATTTTGTATTTCACGACGTCTTTCAGTCTCACTAATAGCTTTGGCCATGGAATCGGTCATTTTATCTGCATAGAGCAAAGCCAAACCTTCAATATGCCTAGCTGCTCGACCAATTGTTTGTATCAAAGATCTTTGAGCTCTTAAAAATCCTTCTTTATCAGCATCGAGAATGACTACTAGTGAGACTTCAGGTAAATCTAAACCTTCTCTTAGAAGATTAACTCCTACTAGTACATCATATTCTCCCAGTCGTAAATCTTGTATAATTTCAATTCTCTCGATTGAATGAATCTCTGAATGTAAATAGCGAACTCTAATTTTATTTTCAGATAAATAATCTGTAAGATCTTCAGCCATTCTTTTAGTGAGGGTTGTGATAAGTACTCTTTGATTCTTAGAGACTCTTTTTCTAATTTCGAGCAACAAATCATCAACTTGACCATGTGTTGGACGTACTTCAACTAAAGGGTCTAAAACACCAGTAGGTCTTATAACTTGCTCAACTATATTTCCAGTACTTTTAGATAATTCCCAATCACCAGGGGTAGCACTTATAAAAACAGTTTGTTTTGCTTTATCCCAAAATTCTATATCCTTTAAAGGACGATTATCAGCAGCACTAGGTAATCTAAAGCCATGGTCTATTAATACTTTTTTTCTAGCCTGATCACCATTATACATAGCCCGTAATTGAGGACAAGTAACATGACTTTCATCAATAAGCAATAACCAGTCTTTAGGAAAATAATCAATTAGGCATTCTGGAGCAGAACCAGGTTCTCTTCCAGATAGATGACGAGCATAATTCTCAACTCCATTACAATATCCAACTTCTTTCAACATTTCTAAATCATAAATTGTTCGTTGTTCTAACCTTTGTGCTTCGAGTAATTTACCCTCTTGATTAAGAAATTCTAATCTATCTTTTAATTCTTTTTTTATTGCTTTAATTGCAGATTCTAAGCGATCTTTTGGCGTTACAAAATGTTTTGCTGGATATATATTAATTGAGTTAAGTTTCTTCAATATTTCTCCAGTAGTAGGATCGACATAGCTAATAGTTTCAACTTCATCTCCAAACAATTCAAGCCTTACAAGTCTGTCATCATATGCTGGTCCTATTTCTACTACATCTCCTCTAACTCTAAATCTACCTCTACTGATTTCAATATCATTACGTGTATATTGATTAGAGACTAATGATCTAAGACAAGATCTTAAATCAATACAGTGACCAACTTGAAACTTTACAGAAGCCTTTAAATATTCACTTGGAATTCCTAAACCATATATACAACTAATTGAAGCAACAACTATGACATCATCTCGCTCGAATAAAGACCTAGTTGCGGAGTGACGTAACATATCAATTTCTTCATTAATAGATGAGGTCTTAGCTATGTAAGTATCACTTACTGGAACATAAGCTTCTGGCTGATAATAATCATAATATGAGATAAAATATTCAACTGCATTATCAGGAAAAAACTCTCTTAATTCATTACATAATTGAGCTGCAAGTGTTTTATTATGAGCCAAAACTAAGGCAGGTCTACCTGTTTGAGCAATCAAATTAGCTATCGTAAAAGTCTTACCTGTTCCAGTTGCACCTAATAAAGTTTGAAATTTTTGCCCATCATTTACCCCTCCAACTAACCCTTTAATAGCTTCAGGTTGATCACCTTTTGGAACATAAGGGGCTTTAAGTTTATATTCTGGCATATTCTTATTTAATTCTAAAAAAAGATAAACTTATTAATTCCATACTCTTCATATTGTTATCAAACAAAAGTTTAAATTAACTTAGGAAATTGATTGGTTAATCTTAGCAACCAATTTAGATGTATCTAGGGCCTGTCGAAGACCTTTAACGGTTGCAATCATAGCTAATTCCGTATTCAATTTATTGACAGCTGTCCCAATCCCAACTCCATTAGCTCCAACTGATATGGCCATAGGAGCAGTGACTTCAGACAGTCCAGAAGCAGACATTAAGGGCACATCATGTTGACTACCCTTTAAAGCTGATGATATGGCGACAGTCGCGGCCAAAGTAGGTGACGCTTTCTCTATTAAACCTAAAGTTCCAGGACTAATAGGATGCGAGCTTGTCCCTCCTTCTGTCTGAATTATATCGACCCCTCTATCAACAAGATCTAACGCTAATTGAGCTTGATTATCTAAAGTCAAAACATGGGGAACGGTTACTGATAAAACAACTTCAGGCAAAAGACGTCGAGATTCAACAGCTAATGAGAGCACCTCTTCAGCTGAGAAAAAACGCCCATCTGGATAAAAAGAATCAAAATTCCCAATCTCAATAATTGATGCTCCTGCTTTAACAGCTTTAGGGAAAAGTTTTGGTTCTACCGAACTTACGCATACAGGAATATTCGAAGCCTCCACAGCGAGCTCTACTAGTTTTGGTTCACACGCAATGTCCAATAAATCTGCACCCCCAAGACCTGCAGCTTTAGAAATTCGAAATACTGATTCTGGATTAAAATTATTTAATCCAGAAATTACTTTCAATAAAGATCTATTCTGAATACTTTTTTGAAGTGAAACTGGCAATGTCTGCAGGCGTGTCATAAAAACATCAACTATTAATCTGATTGTGACACTGACTCAGCAAAAGAACTTCAAAAAAGCGAATAGAGCTCTGAAACCAAAGCAAATGTCACAATCTTCCAACAACGACAGGCCTTGGAGTAAATGGCATATGCGTTTACACAAAAGGCTGAAACAAAATAAATCTCTTCTTCCTGTTAACTCAACACTTTTGTTAGCCATATCAGGTGGTCAAGATTCGATGGCCCTTCTCAAATTAATTATTGATCTAAAAAGGCTATATAAATGGCAAGTCGAAGTCTGGCATGGAGATCATAAATGGCACACTAAATCCAAGCAAATAGAAGAAGAACTAAAACTTTGGTGCCTAAATAAGCAAATACCATTTCACTCTAATAAAGCAAATAAAGAAGAAGTAGCTAATGAAGCAAAAGCAAGAGATTGGAGATATCAAAACCTATTAATGAAAGCTAATTTATTATCATCAAAAAATATATATTTTCCATATACGAGAATATTAACTGGTCATACAGCTACTGATCGAGCAGAAACGGTCATTATGAACTTAGCGAGAGGAAGCGATCTGATCGGACTGAGTACCCTTAAAGAACAAAGAACTTTAGAGAATAATATAGATTTAGTAAGACCTTTTCTGATCTTCAATAGAAACGAAACACTCGAAATTTGTAAAGAGTTTAATTTACCAATTTGGATTGATCCTTCAAATGAAAATATTAATTTAACAAGAAATAAAATTAGAAAAGAAGTTTTACCAATTTTAAATTCTATCTATCAAGGCGCAGACTCGAGGATAGCCTCCTTAGCTAGTAGGCTTGAAAGTATTAGCAAAGACCAACAATCATTAGCAAAAATAGCAATAGAATTTTGCCAAGGAGAAGACATCACTTCCCTATCCAGAAAAAAATTAATTGATTTCTCAAGCTCTATAAGAAAAATATTATTTTTTCATTGGCTGAATATGTTAGGAGTAACAAGAGTAACTTCTTTGCAAATCGAAGAAATCAATAGCAAAATATTAAAAAGCAAACCACCTGGCATAATCCATCTCCATGGAGACTTCATTATAAGATGGGATAAAGAAACTATTTATATATCAAATAAGGCTAATTAAACGAAACAAATATTCAGTTATCAGCTAATTGCTGATCTGCGTCGTCTTGTTCTTCCAGATGGCATTTCCTCAGAATTACTCTCACTATTTGTTTCTTGTTCAGTAAGTGAACTTGTATCTTTATTTGTTACGGATCCATTAGTTTCTTTAAGCGCTTTATCAGCGGTTTTCCTAACTACTTGTCGTGAATCTGGCTGTTGATCAAGTTGAGGTTTATATGCACGAGTTCCACCAGGAGCAGGTTGAACAAGACAAAGAATTAGTGGCTCAGCTTGAACTTCCCTTCTCAATCGACGAGATAATCCTGATTCAACCTCTCGTTGCAACCCAATCCAATCGACTTCTACTGACTTACCTCCAGTCTTAAGAACAAGCTGTTTCCATCGATTTTCTAAGACCCAATTAATCTCTCTTTCAGTCCAATTAACCATTGTTTTAGCATCAACATTAGTGATAACACCTCGAAGATTGACCCTTGGAGGTGCAACCATTACGCCATCAGTGCTAATTGGAGTAAGAACAGTAATCACTCCATCATCCGCAAGTTGCTGACGTTCTTTTAAGACTCGAGTATCGACAACCCCTGTTCTAGAAGAATCGAGCAATTCCACTCCTGATTTAACTGGTGAACCTTGCACAATAGAATCTGGTCTTAATTCAGCAACGTCCCCATTTTCCATAACCAATACATTTTCTGGATGAACCCCCATTGATACAGCAGTTTTTCCATGAAGAACTTGCATTCTGTACTCCCCATGCACAGGAATAAAGTATTTAGGTCTAGTTAATCCAAGCATCCATTTCTGATCTTCTTGACATCCATGACCTGAAACATGGATACCCTTATCTTTGCCATAAATAACTTTTGCACCCAATTTTATTAATTTGTCAATCGTATGCATGACGGAAATAGTATTTCCAGGAATAGGACTAGCAGAAAAAATGACAGTATCACTGGTTTTCAACTGAACATGTTGATGCTCACCCCTCGCGATACGGCTCAAAGCAGCCATTGATTCCCCTTGACTTCCTGTCATCAACAAAAACGTCTCTCTATCAGGCAAATCTCTAATCTGTTTAATTGGGAAAAACAAATCATCAGGAAAACGCATATATCCAAGTTCTCTCGCTTTCCCAACAACATTTAGCATTGAACGGCCTAGCAAGCCGACTTTTCTACCGTTTTTCATCGCCAACTCTAAAAGCATCGCTACTCGATGAGTTGAACTAGCAAATGTAGTGACCATAACTCTGCCCTCTGCAGTAGCGATGTATCTATCTAAATTAGGAAAAACAGAATATTCAGAGGGGGTGAATCCTGTGACTTCAGAGTTGGTTGAATCAGATAGAAGGCAAAGAACACCTTGATCTCCGTAATAAGCCATTCTTGCTAAATCTGCAGGCTGTCCATCGGGTGGCGTATGGTCGAACTTGAAATCACCAGTAAAAAACACTACCCCAACTGGAGTCGTTACTGCGAAGGAATAACTATCAGAAATTGAATGAGTATTTCTTACAAATTCAACAGAAAAATGTTGTCCAACTTTGATAACTTCTCTTGGTCCACATACTTGTATTGTTGTCCGATCAGCAACTCCTGCTTCCTCCATTTTTCCCCGAAGCATAGACATAGCAAGGGGAGGACCATAAACAATTGGAATATTAAAGTTCTTTAAATGATGAGAAATCCCACCAATATGATCTTCATGTCCATGCGTTACTACCAAACCCCTTATTCGACTTTGATTCTCACGTAAATAAGTAGTGTCTGGCATGACAACATTTACCCCATGCATCCCATCAGTTGGGAACGCCAGTCCAGCATCAAGAATCATGATGTCATCGCCATATTCAAAGACGCAGGTATTTTTTCCAATTTCTCCGAGGCCACCTAAGGGAATAATCCTCAAACAAGGAGATTTTGATTGATTATTTTTTGAACCTTGAAAATTCATTGAACTTGATGTCATGGAAAAATCTATGTAAAAAACTTGGTTGTTACCTAAATGAAAGTCAAATCCACTCGAGAACGAGAGAAAAGATCAAATCAATCTCATAGAAG
This is a stretch of genomic DNA from Prochlorococcus marinus str. MIT 0912. It encodes these proteins:
- the holA gene encoding DNA polymerase III subunit delta; amino-acid sequence: MPIHLIWGDDYEACNRETEKIIQTVIEPSWKSFNYSQIDGNDPKQNFRALEEVQSAPLGSGGRVVLVRRSPFCNGCSIELANKLEQAIKLIPDNTHLILYNSNKPDKRLKTTKLIEKSIKSNPFSQEKSFILPLPWDINGQRNLVKSILHQLNLKMNYETIDLIVESIGNDSSLINAELQKLSLFSETIDKKLNTNEPREISKELVKKLIQNNSTNALEIANFLLKEERIIALNKIQSLLQNGEPALRLITTLTGQSRGWLWVHLLDSQGNQDVKEIAKFAGIANPKRIYVIRKQIQGKSLESLLTLMKKLLKIEAAIKSGINPIDSFKDNLLTESKILTNN
- a CDS encoding aspartate kinase, with protein sequence MTLLVQKYGGTSLGSVERIKAVAQRIKLNKEKGNDLVVVVSAMGHQTDELTKLASEITLDPPHREMDMLLSTGEQVSISLLTMALNELGTPAISLTGTQAGIITESAHGRARILDIKTERIKNLLDQGKIIVIAGFQGTSLGIGGIAEITTLGRGGSDTSAVALAASLGAAKCEIYTDVPGVLTTDPRIVKNAKLMKNISCDEMLELASLGAAVLHPRAVEIARNFGVTLVVKSSWDNLDGTTLTSKKNHVFSKGGIEHRSPVDGLELVENQAVVALSNIPDRPGIAAELFESLSGGGVNVDLIIQATHQINSNDITFTVRETELNNALTQCKKLINIIGGEISSQQGLTKLSIYGAGIMGRPGIASSLFQTLSDSAINIRLIATSEVKVSCVIDADLGKKALRNVGEVFKLTDKQITLNPSVENNNEPEVRGVALDKDQIQICVKNVPDKPGTASTICSTLAEKNISLDTIVQSERKHKDKTKDISFTLKKNDRSQAKYALEELISNWQGSKLEEGEAIVRISAVGSGMPFTKGTAGKIFRALANQKINIEMIATSEIRTTCIISEKYGEKALNEIHSYFKLGKNES
- the uvrB gene encoding excinuclease ABC subunit UvrB, which encodes MPEYKLKAPYVPKGDQPEAIKGLVGGVNDGQKFQTLLGATGTGKTFTIANLIAQTGRPALVLAHNKTLAAQLCNELREFFPDNAVEYFISYYDYYQPEAYVPVSDTYIAKTSSINEEIDMLRHSATRSLFERDDVIVVASISCIYGLGIPSEYLKASVKFQVGHCIDLRSCLRSLVSNQYTRNDIEISRGRFRVRGDVVEIGPAYDDRLVRLELFGDEVETISYVDPTTGEILKKLNSINIYPAKHFVTPKDRLESAIKAIKKELKDRLEFLNQEGKLLEAQRLEQRTIYDLEMLKEVGYCNGVENYARHLSGREPGSAPECLIDYFPKDWLLLIDESHVTCPQLRAMYNGDQARKKVLIDHGFRLPSAADNRPLKDIEFWDKAKQTVFISATPGDWELSKSTGNIVEQVIRPTGVLDPLVEVRPTHGQVDDLLLEIRKRVSKNQRVLITTLTKRMAEDLTDYLSENKIRVRYLHSEIHSIERIEIIQDLRLGEYDVLVGVNLLREGLDLPEVSLVVILDADKEGFLRAQRSLIQTIGRAARHIEGLALLYADKMTDSMAKAISETERRREIQNTYNLENGITPKPAGKKANNSILSFLELSRRLNQDGSTDDFVDIADKLIDHSSKDSDSGVSLESLPELIEKLESKMKITAKDLDFEKAAILRDRIKKLRHRLVGK
- a CDS encoding DUF561 domain-containing protein; the encoded protein is MTRLQTLPVSLQKSIQNRSLLKVISGLNNFNPESVFRISKAAGLGGADLLDIACEPKLVELAVEASNIPVCVSSVEPKLFPKAVKAGASIIEIGNFDSFYPDGRFFSAEEVLSLAVESRRLLPEVVLSVTVPHVLTLDNQAQLALDLVDRGVDIIQTEGGTSSHPISPGTLGLIEKASPTLAATVAISSALKGSQHDVPLMSASGLSEVTAPMAISVGANGVGIGTAVNKLNTELAMIATVKGLRQALDTSKLVAKINQSIS
- the tilS gene encoding tRNA lysidine(34) synthetase TilS, which produces MRLHKRLKQNKSLLPVNSTLLLAISGGQDSMALLKLIIDLKRLYKWQVEVWHGDHKWHTKSKQIEEELKLWCLNKQIPFHSNKANKEEVANEAKARDWRYQNLLMKANLLSSKNIYFPYTRILTGHTATDRAETVIMNLARGSDLIGLSTLKEQRTLENNIDLVRPFLIFNRNETLEICKEFNLPIWIDPSNENINLTRNKIRKEVLPILNSIYQGADSRIASLASRLESISKDQQSLAKIAIEFCQGEDITSLSRKKLIDFSSSIRKILFFHWLNMLGVTRVTSLQIEEINSKILKSKPPGIIHLHGDFIIRWDKETIYISNKAN
- a CDS encoding ribonuclease J, encoding MTSSSMNFQGSKNNQSKSPCLRIIPLGGLGEIGKNTCVFEYGDDIMILDAGLAFPTDGMHGVNVVMPDTTYLRENQSRIRGLVVTHGHEDHIGGISHHLKNFNIPIVYGPPLAMSMLRGKMEEAGVADRTTIQVCGPREVIKVGQHFSVEFVRNTHSISDSYSFAVTTPVGVVFFTGDFKFDHTPPDGQPADLARMAYYGDQGVLCLLSDSTNSEVTGFTPSEYSVFPNLDRYIATAEGRVMVTTFASSTHRVAMLLELAMKNGRKVGLLGRSMLNVVGKARELGYMRFPDDLFFPIKQIRDLPDRETFLLMTGSQGESMAALSRIARGEHQHVQLKTSDTVIFSASPIPGNTISVMHTIDKLIKLGAKVIYGKDKGIHVSGHGCQEDQKWMLGLTRPKYFIPVHGEYRMQVLHGKTAVSMGVHPENVLVMENGDVAELRPDSIVQGSPVKSGVELLDSSRTGVVDTRVLKERQQLADDGVITVLTPISTDGVMVAPPRVNLRGVITNVDAKTMVNWTEREINWVLENRWKQLVLKTGGKSVEVDWIGLQREVESGLSRRLRREVQAEPLILCLVQPAPGGTRAYKPQLDQQPDSRQVVRKTADKALKETNGSVTNKDTSSLTEQETNSESNSEEMPSGRTRRRRSAIS